The Leucobacter sp. UCMA 4100 genome window below encodes:
- a CDS encoding MFS transporter translates to MKQNTTIRPWAALWTLVLGFFMILVDTTIVSVANPTIMRGLDTTMTATLWATSAYLLAYAVPLLITGRLGDRFGPRRVYLVGLATFTIASLMCGLAPNIETLIAARALQGIGASCMTPQTMSVITRIFPPNQRGSAMAIWGVTAGVAMLVGPILGGFLLGAVGWEWIFFINVPVGVVAFWLTMRNVPVLPTNAHRFDILGVVLSALGTFLVVFGIQEGETFDWGTMWGPVSIWGLIITGVIVLALFVVWQKVQRGEPLMPLIMFSDRNFSVGSIAIMLVGLTTTALALPLMFYLQLVRGLTPAQSALMLLPQAVLSIILARPIGKLVDRRDSRRVNTLGLTLQGIGIASYVPLMLGEGHIALLLIPSTILGVANSMMWGPLASITMYNVNPVHAGAASGVYNTSRQLGAVLGSAAMAMLMSARLSSKLGEDAGIGTETVGQLAEQFRDGYAEAMAQSILLPAVAIIIGAIVTLWFAPRPKEDAVTSV, encoded by the coding sequence ATGAAGCAGAATACGACCATTAGACCGTGGGCGGCCCTATGGACCCTGGTGCTCGGATTCTTCATGATTCTCGTCGACACGACGATCGTGTCGGTGGCAAACCCCACCATCATGCGTGGCCTCGATACCACGATGACGGCCACGCTCTGGGCCACGAGCGCATACCTGCTCGCATACGCGGTGCCGCTGCTTATTACCGGTCGTCTTGGCGATCGCTTCGGCCCGCGCCGCGTGTACCTCGTCGGCCTCGCGACCTTCACGATTGCCTCGCTCATGTGTGGCCTCGCGCCGAACATCGAGACGCTCATTGCGGCCCGCGCGCTGCAGGGCATTGGCGCTTCGTGCATGACCCCGCAGACGATGTCGGTCATCACCCGCATCTTCCCGCCCAACCAGCGCGGGAGCGCGATGGCGATCTGGGGCGTGACCGCTGGCGTTGCAATGCTCGTCGGGCCCATTCTTGGCGGCTTCTTGCTCGGTGCCGTGGGCTGGGAGTGGATCTTCTTCATCAACGTGCCCGTGGGCGTCGTCGCCTTCTGGCTGACCATGCGCAACGTGCCGGTGCTGCCCACCAACGCACACCGCTTCGACATTCTCGGCGTCGTGCTGAGCGCCCTCGGCACCTTCCTCGTGGTCTTCGGAATTCAGGAGGGTGAAACCTTCGACTGGGGCACAATGTGGGGCCCGGTGAGCATCTGGGGCCTCATCATCACCGGCGTTATCGTGCTGGCGCTCTTCGTCGTGTGGCAAAAGGTGCAGCGCGGCGAGCCGCTCATGCCCCTCATTATGTTCTCAGACCGCAACTTCTCGGTTGGCAGCATCGCCATCATGCTCGTTGGGCTGACCACCACGGCCCTCGCGCTGCCGCTCATGTTCTACCTGCAGCTCGTTCGCGGCCTGACCCCGGCTCAGTCGGCGCTCATGCTCTTGCCTCAGGCGGTGCTCTCGATTATTCTCGCGAGGCCCATCGGTAAGCTCGTCGACCGCCGCGACAGCCGCCGCGTCAACACCCTCGGCCTCACACTGCAGGGCATCGGTATCGCGAGCTATGTTCCGCTCATGCTGGGCGAGGGGCACATCGCGCTGTTGCTCATCCCGAGTACGATTCTCGGCGTCGCTAACTCGATGATGTGGGGGCCTCTCGCCTCGATCACGATGTACAACGTCAACCCGGTTCACGCGGGCGCCGCATCTGGCGTCTACAACACGAGCCGCCAGCTTGGTGCGGTGCTCGGCTCGGCGGCCATGGCCATGCTCATGTCGGCACGTCTGAGCAGCAAGCTTGGTGAAGATGCTGGCATCGGCACTGAAACGGTGGGGCAGCTCGCTGAACAGTTTAGAGATGGCTACGCCGAGGCGATGGCCCAGTCAATACTGCTGCCGGCCGTGGCGATCATTATCGGCGCTATCGTGACCCTCTGGTTTGCGCCCCGGCCCAAAGAAGACGCCGTCACCTCGGTTTAA
- a CDS encoding lysophospholipid acyltransferase family protein — protein MPSHVATRPGWLYFVGRSVLRPLLWVRYHPRVIGSESVPHNGPVLLVSNHLSGLDTILIPCFSPRQVRFLAKASLFSNPFKNWVMRGVGAVPVQREASNEAQEALETGRDLLLSGSVFAVFPEGSRSTTGLLNKGRSGAAWLALETGATIVPIGLQGTGHHSPEGHGKQPVVMRFGAPLELDDLSDLPRGRARREVTERIMRAIQELSGQEFSGEYAEGGRGA, from the coding sequence ATGCCTTCTCACGTTGCGACTCGCCCGGGGTGGCTCTACTTCGTCGGCAGAAGCGTTTTACGGCCTTTGCTCTGGGTTCGTTACCACCCACGCGTCATCGGTTCGGAATCGGTGCCGCACAACGGGCCTGTGCTGCTCGTCAGCAACCACCTGTCGGGCCTCGACACCATTCTCATCCCGTGTTTCTCACCACGACAGGTTCGCTTTCTCGCGAAAGCATCGCTCTTTTCGAACCCGTTCAAGAACTGGGTCATGCGAGGCGTTGGCGCCGTTCCCGTACAGCGAGAGGCGAGCAACGAGGCCCAGGAAGCGCTCGAAACCGGTCGTGACCTTCTGCTCTCGGGTAGCGTCTTCGCCGTTTTTCCCGAGGGCTCCCGTTCGACCACGGGGCTCTTAAACAAGGGCCGCAGCGGGGCCGCCTGGCTCGCCCTCGAAACGGGTGCGACCATCGTGCCCATAGGCCTCCAGGGCACGGGCCATCACTCCCCCGAGGGCCACGGGAAACAGCCCGTCGTCATGCGTTTTGGCGCGCCGCTCGAACTCGATGATCTCAGCGATCTGCCGCGCGGCCGTGCCCGCCGAGAGGTCACAGAACGCATCATGCGCGCGATCCAGGAGCTCAGCGGTCAGGAATTCTCTGGTGAATACGCCGAGGGCGGCAGGGGCGCCTAG
- a CDS encoding M50 family metallopeptidase, whose amino-acid sequence MQDALLYLFGVLIIFVGLALSIALHEVGHLLPAKLFRVKVTQFMVGFGKTLWSRKKGETEYGFKLIPLGGYVSMIGMYPPKHPGEVSRESTTGFFQEVVGEARKASAETITVGDDDRAFYRLAEWKKVIIMLGGPLMNLVLAIVFYAILVAGFGVPQATTTVGQVNECLVSANAQATECTSDMPEAPAAAAGLLPGDTVVAIDGEAMTEWDRVREIVAANPEQPLNFEIEREGKTQTLQLTPAVNERARADASGAKIVGPDGEVEVESVGMMGVVPTMELERQPVTAAPALVIDNIRAVGDVIIHMPQRLVDVWQAAFGSEERALNGPVSVVGVGRIAGDLVSNDATPVVDKAQAMVGLLASLNVALFVFNLIPLTPLDGGHIAGAVYEGAKRRLWKLFGKGDPGPVDTAKMVPVTLVVATLLLGMTLLLIYADIVKPMSLS is encoded by the coding sequence GTGCAAGACGCGCTGCTCTACCTCTTCGGGGTGCTCATTATTTTCGTGGGCCTCGCGCTCTCGATCGCCCTGCACGAGGTAGGGCACCTGCTGCCCGCAAAGCTCTTTCGGGTCAAGGTCACGCAGTTCATGGTGGGCTTTGGCAAGACCCTGTGGTCCCGGAAGAAAGGCGAAACCGAGTACGGGTTCAAACTGATTCCGCTGGGCGGCTACGTTTCGATGATCGGCATGTACCCGCCGAAGCATCCGGGCGAGGTCTCGCGAGAATCAACCACTGGCTTCTTCCAGGAAGTGGTCGGTGAGGCCCGAAAAGCGAGCGCCGAGACGATCACCGTCGGTGACGACGACCGAGCGTTCTACCGGCTTGCCGAGTGGAAAAAGGTCATCATCATGCTCGGTGGCCCGCTCATGAATCTCGTGCTCGCGATCGTCTTCTACGCGATTCTCGTTGCCGGGTTTGGCGTGCCTCAGGCAACGACCACGGTAGGGCAGGTCAACGAGTGTCTCGTGTCTGCAAATGCGCAGGCGACGGAGTGCACGAGCGACATGCCGGAGGCCCCGGCAGCGGCCGCGGGCCTGCTACCCGGCGACACAGTGGTAGCGATCGACGGCGAAGCGATGACCGAGTGGGATCGTGTTCGCGAGATCGTCGCGGCGAATCCGGAACAGCCGTTGAACTTTGAAATTGAACGTGAAGGGAAAACGCAGACGCTGCAGTTGACCCCCGCGGTCAACGAGCGTGCGCGTGCCGATGCCTCTGGAGCGAAGATTGTTGGACCAGACGGTGAGGTCGAGGTTGAATCGGTCGGCATGATGGGCGTCGTGCCCACCATGGAACTCGAACGCCAGCCCGTGACCGCGGCGCCCGCCCTCGTTATTGACAACATTCGGGCCGTGGGCGACGTGATCATCCACATGCCACAGCGTCTCGTTGATGTGTGGCAGGCGGCTTTCGGGAGCGAAGAGCGTGCACTGAACGGCCCCGTGAGCGTGGTCGGCGTTGGCCGCATCGCCGGTGATCTCGTGAGTAACGACGCGACACCGGTCGTCGACAAAGCACAAGCCATGGTTGGGCTTCTCGCCTCGCTGAACGTTGCGCTCTTCGTCTTTAACCTCATTCCGCTCACGCCACTCGATGGCGGGCATATTGCCGGCGCTGTATACGAGGGGGCAAAACGCCGCCTCTGGAAGCTGTTCGGCAAGGGAGATCCCGGCCCGGTTGACACCGCAAAGATGGTTCCCGTGACCCTCGTCGTCGCGACGCTCCTGCTCGGCATGACGCTCCTGCTCATTTATGCCGACATCGTGAAGCCGATGTCGCTCAGCTAG
- a CDS encoding MFS transporter — MDGIKQVLSHTGKSYFPIAFVARLPYAMMVVGVLTLVVSGRGSMQLGGLNSAAVGLGAAIFGPLIGAAADRFGQRATLLVTASINAAALGALAWIVYSPLPNWVMLLGSFVVGASAPQTSPMSRSRVVTIVKTKVPAAGRDRVLGGAMAYESTADELVFVFGPFIVGVLAVAFGAGAPIIGAAILTVFFVGAFALHHTAAPSQSAEERAATLAPAKELFAPRLIIIVAGILGVGLFFGSMLTALTAYMQSFGASERAGILYGIMGIGSAIFALSVAFFSPRFTKRSRWLVFSLVMLIGAVFLQFATSQTMIIIALAFIGCGIGPVLVTQYSFAADRSPEGRSATVMTMLGSAIIVGQSTTSAITGWIAESHGPDAAFLVPLGATIVVVVTGIANFFMTPAGFTPSTHTGQLPVQPSA, encoded by the coding sequence ATGGACGGCATCAAGCAGGTTCTCTCTCATACCGGCAAAAGCTACTTTCCCATTGCGTTTGTAGCGCGCCTGCCCTACGCGATGATGGTCGTGGGCGTACTCACCCTCGTCGTTTCGGGACGCGGCTCAATGCAGCTCGGTGGCCTCAACTCTGCCGCGGTCGGGCTCGGTGCCGCAATCTTCGGTCCGCTCATCGGTGCCGCGGCCGACCGCTTCGGCCAGCGAGCAACCCTGCTCGTCACCGCGTCGATTAACGCAGCGGCCCTCGGAGCCCTCGCGTGGATCGTCTACAGCCCCCTGCCCAACTGGGTCATGCTACTCGGGTCGTTCGTTGTGGGAGCCTCTGCCCCGCAGACCTCGCCCATGTCCCGTTCACGCGTGGTCACGATCGTGAAGACGAAGGTTCCCGCTGCTGGCCGAGACCGCGTGCTCGGTGGAGCGATGGCCTACGAGTCAACAGCCGACGAGCTCGTGTTCGTCTTCGGCCCCTTCATCGTGGGCGTGCTCGCGGTCGCGTTCGGCGCTGGTGCACCGATTATTGGCGCGGCGATTCTCACCGTCTTCTTCGTGGGGGCCTTTGCACTGCACCACACGGCAGCTCCGTCGCAGTCGGCCGAAGAGCGAGCCGCAACGCTCGCCCCGGCGAAAGAGCTGTTCGCGCCGCGGCTCATCATCATCGTCGCCGGCATTCTTGGCGTCGGCCTCTTTTTCGGATCGATGCTCACGGCCCTCACGGCGTACATGCAGAGCTTCGGAGCTTCAGAGCGCGCCGGCATTCTTTACGGCATCATGGGCATTGGATCTGCAATCTTCGCCCTCTCGGTTGCGTTCTTCTCGCCACGTTTCACGAAGCGTTCACGCTGGCTCGTGTTCTCGCTCGTGATGCTCATAGGCGCCGTCTTTTTGCAGTTTGCGACAAGCCAGACAATGATCATTATCGCCCTCGCATTCATTGGCTGCGGCATCGGCCCGGTGCTCGTCACGCAGTACAGCTTCGCCGCCGACCGCAGCCCCGAAGGGCGTAGCGCAACGGTCATGACGATGCTCGGCTCGGCGATCATCGTCGGCCAGTCGACCACGTCGGCAATTACCGGGTGGATCGCAGAATCGCACGGTCCAGACGCCGCTTTCCTGGTGCCGCTTGGCGCCACGATCGTGGTTGTCGTTACGGGCATCGCAAACTTCTTCATGACCCCCGCCGGTTTTACGCCGTCAACGCACACTGGCCAACTCCCTGTGCAACCATCAGCATGA
- the sufU gene encoding Fe-S cluster assembly sulfur transfer protein SufU → MSHELDDLYQQLILEHSRRPMGKGELDAPEGAITASHHEYNPSCGDELTLSIAADPETGKLTDLNWEGQGCSISMASASILSQLFKEEGGFTLEEAETRIAAFREMIQSRGAIEPDEDLLGDAVALRGVSQFVMRVKCAMLGWVALEADLRHVRAALVRE, encoded by the coding sequence TTGTCACACGAACTTGACGACCTCTACCAGCAGCTCATTCTCGAACACTCTCGCCGCCCCATGGGCAAGGGCGAGCTCGACGCTCCTGAGGGGGCAATAACCGCATCACACCACGAGTACAACCCAAGCTGTGGTGACGAGCTCACCCTCTCGATTGCGGCCGACCCCGAGACGGGCAAGCTCACCGACCTCAACTGGGAGGGCCAGGGTTGCTCCATCTCGATGGCCTCAGCGTCGATCCTCTCCCAGCTGTTCAAGGAAGAGGGCGGTTTCACCCTCGAAGAGGCTGAAACCCGCATCGCAGCGTTCCGCGAGATGATTCAGTCGCGCGGCGCGATCGAGCCCGACGAAGATCTGCTCGGTGATGCGGTTGCATTGCGTGGTGTTTCGCAGTTTGTCATGCGCGTCAAGTGCGCCATGCTCGGCTGGGTCGCCCTTGAAGCCGATCTGCGTCACGTGCGCGCCGCACTCGTGCGAGAATAG
- a CDS encoding DsbA family protein, whose amino-acid sequence MNVTHSEQTVAQLSKKLRQQRILSLILAIALVFVGVAYSLLWSETKSDGNHAQGDTEQIADGGDQTAAEPDLSAEPYMVLGEADAPVTIYEWTDYTCPYCGLYHRETLPTIVKEYIDSGKVRLEVHDVTFIGEQAEDAAVAARAAGLQDHYFDYLFKVYGLSADGAKPNLDEQQLTDLAAELDLDLDTFAKDFASEGLRQEVQASTQQAQQMGISGVPFFVVATSGTLADSQQLNGAQEIDTFRQVIDQQLESAGR is encoded by the coding sequence ATGAACGTGACACACTCTGAACAGACCGTTGCCCAGCTCTCAAAGAAGCTGCGGCAGCAGCGTATCCTGAGCCTCATTCTTGCGATTGCGCTCGTCTTTGTGGGGGTCGCCTATAGTCTCCTGTGGAGCGAGACGAAGAGCGATGGGAATCATGCGCAGGGTGACACTGAGCAGATCGCCGACGGCGGTGACCAGACCGCAGCCGAGCCCGACCTCAGCGCAGAACCCTACATGGTGCTCGGTGAGGCCGATGCTCCCGTGACGATCTATGAGTGGACCGACTACACGTGCCCATACTGTGGCCTCTACCACCGCGAGACGCTCCCGACGATCGTGAAGGAGTACATCGACAGCGGCAAGGTGCGCCTCGAGGTGCACGACGTGACCTTTATCGGTGAACAGGCCGAAGACGCGGCTGTTGCTGCCAGGGCCGCCGGTCTGCAAGACCACTACTTTGACTACCTCTTTAAGGTGTACGGGCTGAGCGCTGACGGGGCTAAGCCAAACCTCGACGAGCAGCAGCTGACCGATCTCGCTGCCGAGCTCGACCTTGATCTCGACACCTTCGCGAAAGACTTCGCGAGCGAAGGGTTGCGCCAGGAGGTGCAGGCGAGCACCCAGCAGGCCCAGCAGATGGGCATCAGCGGGGTGCCATTCTTCGTCGTTGCAACCTCGGGCACGCTCGCAGACTCGCAGCAGCTCAACGGTGCTCAAGAGATCGACACCTTCAGGCAGGTCATTGACCAGCAGCTGGAGAGCGCGGGTCGATAA
- a CDS encoding FKBP-type peptidyl-prolyl cis-trans isomerase codes for MKRTLALIPAVLLLAGTLTSCTSDEKPVADGCVEPGSLSDSVKVEGGFGEQLKLDVDKPIKADKVERTVLETDQRGKSDAIGEDENVFTSLTVFDGTDGSVTEFTQTMLTATGSYSPWVKQTLNCAKGGERVVIVTPKQDVVGKDKAKADETLVIVSDLYVPELEKAEGEEVKLPADLPEVSVAKNGEPTITIPDSAKAPETLTVETMVKGKGDEIKPGDTVFVHYRGVIMRTGEEFDSSWSRGEFSHFNAATDEEAAEVGAKLPVIRGFRDALVGQTVGSRVMSIVPAEDGGYGGERLKSMGHEEDDVMVFVLDILGSMPATVQ; via the coding sequence GTGAAACGTACGCTCGCCCTTATTCCTGCCGTCTTGCTGCTCGCCGGCACGCTCACCTCGTGCACGAGCGATGAGAAGCCCGTCGCCGATGGCTGTGTCGAGCCGGGGTCGCTGAGCGACTCGGTGAAGGTCGAGGGTGGCTTCGGTGAGCAGCTGAAGCTTGACGTCGATAAGCCCATCAAGGCTGACAAGGTTGAGCGCACCGTGCTCGAGACCGACCAACGCGGCAAGAGCGACGCCATCGGCGAAGACGAGAACGTCTTTACGAGCCTCACCGTCTTTGACGGCACTGATGGCAGCGTGACCGAGTTCACCCAGACGATGCTCACCGCGACGGGCAGCTACTCGCCCTGGGTGAAGCAGACGTTGAACTGCGCCAAAGGTGGCGAGCGCGTCGTCATCGTAACCCCGAAGCAGGACGTCGTGGGTAAGGACAAAGCAAAGGCTGACGAGACGCTCGTCATCGTTTCTGATCTTTATGTTCCCGAGCTCGAAAAAGCCGAGGGCGAAGAGGTGAAGCTTCCTGCCGATCTGCCCGAAGTGTCGGTCGCCAAGAACGGTGAGCCGACCATCACGATTCCTGACTCGGCGAAGGCGCCTGAAACGCTGACGGTCGAGACGATGGTGAAGGGCAAAGGCGACGAGATTAAGCCCGGTGACACCGTCTTCGTTCACTACCGCGGCGTGATCATGCGCACCGGAGAAGAGTTCGACTCAAGCTGGTCGCGTGGCGAATTCAGCCACTTCAATGCTGCAACCGATGAAGAGGCAGCTGAGGTCGGCGCGAAGCTACCCGTCATTCGCGGTTTTCGTGACGCGCTCGTGGGGCAAACCGTTGGCTCACGCGTGATGTCGATCGTGCCTGCCGAAGACGGTGGCTACGGCGGCGAGCGTCTGAAGAGCATGGGCCACGAAGAAGACGACGTGATGGTCTTCGTGCTCGATATCCTGGGCTCAATGCCCGCCACCGTGCAGTAG
- a CDS encoding cytochrome c biogenesis CcdA family protein, translating to MSIGLLGALLAGMLTLLSPCSVMLLPAFFAYAFTNPGAIIARTGIFFAGLSVTLVPLGLLAGSLGLWIQQYRETIVLVAAVLVIVLGAAMLLGLPIPGLTRQRSAESTSVASVFALGTIYGVAGVCAGPLLGAVLTVAGAGANPLYGGLIMFAFATGMVIPLLVLALLWEKTPAIRTLVRPRTVQIGRWSNTWTQIIGGALTVIVGVLLVITNGTASLGSVFTVEQQFTLESSVMRFAGAIPPAISALVALAILATVWFTVWYRPRKVKAKRATEAQESRTALE from the coding sequence GTGTCGATCGGTCTTCTCGGGGCGCTGCTCGCGGGCATGCTCACGCTCCTGAGCCCATGCTCGGTGATGCTTCTGCCCGCCTTCTTCGCTTACGCGTTTACCAACCCGGGCGCCATCATCGCCCGCACGGGCATTTTCTTCGCGGGGCTCTCGGTGACGCTCGTTCCGCTCGGTTTGCTCGCGGGCTCGCTTGGGCTGTGGATTCAGCAGTACCGAGAAACCATTGTGCTCGTCGCCGCCGTGCTCGTGATTGTTCTCGGGGCGGCAATGCTTCTCGGCTTGCCCATTCCCGGTCTGACGCGACAGCGTAGTGCAGAGTCGACCTCGGTGGCCTCGGTCTTTGCGCTGGGCACGATTTACGGCGTCGCTGGCGTGTGTGCCGGCCCGCTGCTTGGCGCGGTGCTCACGGTCGCTGGCGCAGGCGCGAACCCGCTGTACGGCGGGCTCATTATGTTCGCGTTTGCGACCGGCATGGTGATTCCGCTGCTCGTGCTCGCGCTGTTGTGGGAAAAGACTCCCGCGATCCGCACCCTCGTTCGGCCAAGAACCGTTCAGATCGGGCGCTGGAGCAACACGTGGACCCAGATCATTGGGGGAGCGCTCACGGTGATTGTCGGGGTGCTGCTCGTGATCACGAACGGAACGGCGAGCCTCGGCAGCGTCTTTACCGTCGAGCAACAGTTCACGCTTGAGTCGTCGGTTATGCGCTTTGCCGGCGCTATTCCGCCGGCGATCTCGGCGCTTGTCGCGCTCGCGATTCTCGCGACCGTGTGGTTTACCGTCTGGTATCGACCGCGAAAAGTCAAGGCGAAAAGGGCGACCGAGGCTCAGGAGAGTCGAACAGCGCTGGAGTAG
- a CDS encoding aminotransferase class V-fold PLP-dependent enzyme, with amino-acid sequence MATVLSPQEVQHHRQGFPFFANPPVVNGKPLAYLDSGATSQRPARVLDAERDFLERANASVHRGASVATGSATEAFEGARQAVAGLVGAQSDEIVWTMNATDALNVLAQGIAEASGPLAGVGLGGATSERFALSTGDEILVTEAEHHANLIPWQRLALRTGATLKWIPVNEHGTWSLDDMREAITERTKIVAFAHVSNVTGFVAPVAEVAEIARERGALTVLDACQSVPHIPVNLADLGVDFAVFSGHKMLGPNGIGVLYGKAEHLAELPPARTGGSSIMRVTMEETTFLPAPLKFEAGTQPVSQVIGLGEAARYLAEVGMPRIEASEAALVEQLVDGVQANQGLRLLGSPGAQNRVALASVEVLDIHAHDVGQVLDGLGVQVRVGHHCAQPLHRAVGMTASVRASVHLTTTPDEIDRFLEGLREAQRYFGVE; translated from the coding sequence ATGGCTACGGTTCTCTCTCCACAAGAAGTTCAGCACCACCGTCAAGGCTTTCCCTTCTTTGCCAATCCACCGGTGGTGAACGGCAAACCACTCGCCTATCTCGACTCGGGGGCCACCTCGCAGCGCCCGGCGCGTGTGCTCGACGCCGAGCGCGACTTTCTCGAACGGGCAAATGCCTCGGTGCACCGCGGCGCAAGCGTCGCAACCGGCTCAGCCACTGAGGCGTTTGAGGGCGCCCGCCAGGCCGTCGCAGGCCTCGTGGGCGCGCAAAGCGACGAGATCGTGTGGACGATGAACGCGACTGATGCGCTCAACGTGCTTGCCCAGGGCATTGCCGAGGCAAGCGGCCCCCTCGCGGGCGTCGGGCTCGGCGGGGCAACGAGCGAACGTTTTGCGCTTTCTACGGGCGATGAAATTCTCGTCACCGAGGCAGAGCACCACGCGAACCTCATCCCGTGGCAGCGCCTCGCTCTTCGCACCGGAGCAACACTGAAGTGGATCCCGGTCAACGAGCACGGCACGTGGTCGCTCGACGATATGCGCGAGGCCATCACCGAGCGAACGAAGATCGTAGCGTTCGCCCACGTTTCGAACGTGACCGGGTTCGTCGCCCCCGTCGCTGAGGTGGCCGAAATTGCCCGCGAACGCGGAGCGTTGACCGTGCTCGACGCCTGCCAGTCGGTGCCCCACATCCCCGTGAACCTCGCCGACTTAGGCGTTGACTTCGCCGTGTTCTCTGGCCACAAGATGCTCGGGCCGAACGGCATCGGGGTGCTCTACGGCAAGGCAGAGCATCTCGCAGAGCTGCCCCCAGCGCGCACCGGCGGGAGCTCGATCATGCGCGTCACGATGGAAGAAACCACGTTCTTGCCCGCACCGCTCAAGTTTGAGGCCGGCACGCAACCCGTGTCACAGGTCATCGGTCTTGGTGAGGCGGCTCGCTACCTCGCAGAGGTCGGCATGCCCCGCATCGAGGCAAGCGAAGCGGCGCTCGTTGAGCAGCTCGTCGACGGAGTGCAGGCCAATCAGGGCCTCCGCCTACTCGGCTCGCCGGGCGCCCAAAACCGCGTGGCGCTCGCTTCTGTCGAGGTGCTCGACATTCACGCGCACGACGTGGGCCAGGTGCTCGACGGGCTCGGCGTGCAGGTTCGGGTCGGCCACCACTGCGCCCAGCCCCTGCACCGCGCGGTCGGCATGACCGCGAGCGTTCGCGCAAGTGTGCACCTCACAACAACCCCCGATGAAATTGACCGTTTTCTTGAAGGCCTGCGCGAGGCGCAGCGCTACTTCGGAGTGGAGTAA
- the rsmI gene encoding 16S rRNA (cytidine(1402)-2'-O)-methyltransferase: MIILAATPIGNLGDASARLREVFEGATVIACEDTRHTANLLRLLEIENRPELLALHDHNERERAAGLVERARHEDLVVVSDAGMPTVSDPGYRLVQEAVQQGVDVTVIPGPSAVTTALALSGLPTDRFSFEGFAPRKHEEQARTYSALAEERRTMVFFEAPQRVEATLRAMAEAMGAERRAAVCRELTKLYEEVQRGTLTELADWAAEGVRGEVVIVVAGGEPAVFSLSDGLGLVRDRVAAGVRLKDATKQVAQETGLVARELYEQALAEKG; the protein is encoded by the coding sequence ATGATTATTCTCGCCGCAACGCCCATCGGTAACCTCGGCGACGCCTCGGCGAGACTGCGTGAGGTGTTTGAGGGGGCGACGGTGATCGCCTGCGAAGATACGCGCCACACGGCAAACCTGCTGCGTCTGCTCGAGATTGAAAACCGGCCCGAGTTGCTCGCGCTACACGATCACAATGAGCGCGAACGAGCAGCGGGCCTGGTCGAGCGCGCCAGGCATGAAGACCTCGTCGTTGTGAGCGACGCGGGTATGCCGACGGTCTCTGACCCGGGCTACCGACTCGTGCAAGAGGCTGTGCAACAGGGTGTCGATGTGACGGTGATTCCCGGGCCGTCGGCGGTGACGACCGCTCTTGCGCTCTCGGGGCTGCCGACCGACCGCTTTAGCTTCGAGGGCTTCGCGCCGCGAAAGCATGAAGAGCAGGCGCGTACGTACTCTGCGCTCGCCGAAGAGCGGCGCACGATGGTGTTCTTTGAGGCGCCGCAGCGGGTCGAAGCGACGCTGCGTGCAATGGCCGAAGCGATGGGGGCAGAGCGCCGCGCGGCGGTGTGCCGTGAACTGACGAAACTCTATGAAGAAGTGCAGCGCGGAACGCTCACCGAGCTCGCCGACTGGGCAGCCGAGGGCGTACGCGGCGAAGTCGTGATCGTTGTCGCCGGTGGCGAACCAGCGGTGTTTTCGCTGAGCGACGGGCTCGGGCTCGTGCGTGACCGGGTCGCGGCCGGTGTTCGCCTCAAAGACGCGACCAAGCAGGTCGCTCAAGAAACGGGTCTCGTCGCGAGAGAACTGTACGAGCAAGCGCTCGCTGAGAAGGGATAA